The Salmo trutta chromosome 27, fSalTru1.1, whole genome shotgun sequence genome includes the window GAGAGGAGAGCCACGGCCTGCCTGTGTCTGTATCGCTTGGGATTGAATCCTGCTCTAAGAGAGATGACCTTTGCAAATATTGACAGAAAATAAATTTGGTTTCGATTAGTTAGCTTTAGGAGACCTTTGTGGATCAATGCAATTAGATGCACAGTGTGTCGATATGCACTGGGCCTTTTGGTTGGAGCATTGAGCAGGAAAGGAACTGCAGGGGGTCAGGGTTAGGTGTATCGAACAGGATATTTTGAAAGCAGTGGAAGTAACAGAGATACAATGTGTTCTTTCAAATACAACAACGCACATGGTTCACAATCAATTTGCAACACACTATTGTGCAGTTTGTATTTTTCCATGTTTTTATCCCTCTATATAACCAAATGCGGTAGAGAGAAAATAATTAGGTATATAATTAAATCTGTGGAACAAATATTCAAACAAAGTAATGTAAAAAGGGAAAATCATCTcactaaataaaaatatatctCACTTTTCCTTTGTGATGTACTGAGGTGTTATGGTCTTCTCTCTGTGACAGTGTAGTACTGCAGTATGATCTGGTGGATAACCCTCCTCCAGCCCCTGATCCTGCTCCTCTCCTTAGCAGCTCACATTACCCCAGCAGGGCTCTGCCTTTATGACTCTCCTGCTCACACTTCAGTGATGAGAGTAAACAAACGCTGGGCCAAAGGTCAGCTAAGCCCCCAGAATAAAAGAAGGCACAGGGGGAAAGAGGTGGGAGGAAAGGAGAGTGGCCAGAGGCATTGCTCAGATCACTGTCAGAACTTCAAGCAGGGGTGATAAACGAGACAATGGCACTAAACCGGAAATGATTCTAAACagtggaggggagagaaaggccTGCTTTGTCTTCATCTGTCAGTTGTGTTATTTCATCGGATCAGATATGACATTGAAACATGTAAAAATAATAAGTAAAACCACACCTCACTGATATGAATGTATTAATCACAATGTCGACTTCCTTTCAACCCTTGAGTAGAAATTAGGTAAACAATATGAACACAGattttaatgagagaaaaacAAAAATCCAAGTAGAGAGAAATCCAGTAGAAGATGGAAAATCACAGCACTTGGTCTTTTGGCTGGGAGCTGCTCCCTGCTGTATGTTGAGGCAGGTGGAGGGGGGAAGCGTTTCCAAACCTGTTTGTTATGGATGGGCCTCGATAGCTGCTCTGGCACAAACACACGCTAGTGGGCTGCTGGAGGGGTGGAACAATCTCAGACCAGTGGAGTAATCATTTTTATCCCGCTGATTTCCCAAATAGAAATGGACATGTATGATAAAAATGTCATGGCCACTCCACACGTTAGCTTCCTAATAGGATTGCACGTCACTTCCTAATGTCTCGCTCTGTTTGCCCGTGCTCTGAATGGACACATTATTGCTCAAAGGaactttactgtaatatatggTGAGACAAGTAGCTCTTTATGGCCTGTGATTATTTGGTTTGAATGAAACCCTGTAAATCCCCCAGCTGTGCTTCCCCTGGATAAAGAGTGAGTGGAGTAAAAGTGACAACATGGGTTTGGTGTGGAAATGTGAACTGCTGCTCTCAGAGTTCTAGTTAATATACCTGACATGAAAAACATGCCTAACTACTTACTATCACCTCCAGCACAAAGGAAAGTGCGGACTTGAGCTTGTGTCTGCAGCAAAGGGTAGGCAAAAGTACTACACTGAGCAAAACGGTTTGCTCAATCAACCTGCAGATATTACAACCACCAGAGGTACTATACTAATAGCTCAGCATCTTTACAGACATGATGGTGATGGGGTTAAAGTTAGTGGAGTAATGGCATATTGTTCACATGGGTGATTTGGCTTGGCATGCCTGATGCTATAACTCTTCCAGCATCAATGTCTCCAACACAAATGGCCACATGCATCCTCTACTTTAACACCATTACAACTACAAGACAAACATCCagccaatagatccacagatagACACAAATTTGTGTCTTGCAGTAGCATCTCCACATCTGAGACACACACCAATGTCGATGGGGATTGTTAATGGGGTatgtgatgagagagaggtgacagTATGTTACTTTAAATATCCATATAGTATCACTGTTTCAATGTCGTGTACATGTGGTTATGTATGTGTGtctcagagagcgagagagagcactcACTGGGTGTGCTGGGTCACAGTCAGTGCCTGGTATAGCCCCTCTCTGATTGCTAGGCTACTGCCTCACACAATAGAATTACTAATCTtcttatttaaaattcaagggcTCACCATATCTTAATGAAGCCTTAAGAAACTGTTAAATCCCTACATATCTGGCAGATTATTGAATAGAGATAGCCCTGGTAATCATAACGTCTAAGTGGGCACTCAGTGTTTACTGCAGATTGGGTGCcctttttattaatttattggaCTGAATAATGCAGATTTATTTGGCTGGTAATTCTGATCGGCTGCAGTCACATGACAACATTCTCTATGCATGCAGGTGTACTCCTATGCTGACTGATGGCTAATTAGGATTGAAATGTATAGGAAAGAATgaaaagagaaaaagaaacaGCGGGTCCCGATAACAATAGCAAAAGTCAGCACTCAatgatttgtttgtgtgtgtgtatgtgcatgcgtgagtgcgtgtgtttgtgcgtgcgagCCCTGAGGTATCTTAGAGTTGCACAGTAATCAAGTGCACAATTTAGAAGAGAAAAAGGCAAAATATTGTCTATGAGTAGTTGTAAATGAAGTAGAATAATGCTAAAAATGGTAACGTTAAGAGTGTGGAAGAACCCTGGCTCTGTTTTTAATCACAGAAAACCAACAGACAGTGGTGATTTCAGGCTTTGCATCATGCAGAAAACGCAGACACATGCTTGAGGTTTATTCCTCTGTTTAGCATCCTTTCGGAGAATAGAAGTGCCACCTCGCAGTTGAGCATTTGTCAGTTTATGGATGTTGCTGTCATGTAAGCCTCCCTGTACACACAGTGTGCAGTGCAGTGTGTAGATAAAATAAGGCAGGCCCGGGCTTTAGGCGACAGGAACACAGCACGTACACAGGAGGTACCCAATCCATTCCCACAGGGGATTACCCACACTGCACTTTGGCTATATGACAGACATCCAGGGAAAGGTACCTATAGAAAATAATTTTGGCTTTAGCGGCTCACTGCTCAGGATACTGTACAAGACAATACTTGTGAGGCTGGCACTGCATAATCTGGGCTGTTCTATGTTTTTTACCCTCATGGaaatcagccagtcagccatggAGGAGTCAGTTTAAGAGTGTGTCTAGGTGTGGTTCTTGGTCAGACCATCAAACCCACCCTCTGGTATAGAATGAACACTAAACAAATTACAAATGATTATTCAGTTACCATGGAGGTTCTGCCCTATCAAAAAAAGAACAGTATCAAACTCCTTTGTATCTGTGTCATATCTGGAGGTCTGGACGTCCTCATGTCtaactgtcactctctctctctctctgatgtctcTCAGGCCTCAGCATCCGTGGTGCCCAGGAGGAGGACCCTCCCGACCCCCAGCTCATGCGCCTGGACAACATGCTGCTGGCGGAGGGTGTGTCAGGACCAGAGAAAGGGGGTGGATCCGCCGCTGCCGCCGCTGCAGCCGCAGCTTCGGGAGGGGCCTCAGACAACTCCATCGAACACTCCGACTACAGAGCCAAACTCACCCAGATCAGACAGATCTACCACACAGAGCTGGAGAAATACGAACAGGTTGGTGTGAGTCACACCTTTAACCACCTTCACATCACACCTTTAAGCTTCATAGACGTATTATTAGAGTACAAAACCAGGAAcaaaatatttgttgtaatattggAAACGTACATATTTTGTGGTTCGTTAACTAAGTCTAAGTTAACTAAGTCTCTGGAGTAGTGTAGCGAAAGTCTAAGTTAACTAAGTCTGGGAAGTAGTGTCtaagtttttttctttttttctaatttattagaaatgttttaacctctttttcatggtatccaattggtagttacagtcttgtcccatcgctgcaactcccgtacggactcgggagaggcgaaggtcaagagccgtgtgtcctccgaaacacaacccagccaggcCGCACtgattcttgacacaatgctcgcttaacctggaagccagccgcaccaatgtgttggaggaaacaccgtgcacctggtgactgtgtcagcgtgcattgcgcccggcctgccacaggagtaaCTAGAACACGATGGtacaagaacatccctgctggccaaaccctcccctaacccggacgatgctgggccaattgtgcacccaTGGAtttcccggtcgcggccggccaCTCGAGAGGCCCAGTGTAGTCTAAGTTAACTAAGTCTGGGGAGTAGTGTAGTCTAAGTAAGCTAACTAAGTCTGGGGAGTAGTGTCATCTAAGTCTAAGGTAACTAGGTTAACTAAGTCTGGGGAGTTATGTAGTCTAAGTCAACTAAATCTGGGAAGTAGTGTAGTCTAAGTCTAAGTTAACTAAGTCTGGGAAGTAGTGTAGTCTAAGTTAACTAAGTCTGGGAAGTAGTGTAGTCTAAGTAATGTAGTCATCTCAGTAAAATGAGAATATGATCAACTCATTCAGGTGCCATGTTGAGCTTCAGCAATAGAGAagagaaaatgaaaggtggaacACTGATGCCTCAGCAATGCAGTGAGGTGAATTAGACTAATTTACTCCCGGCActctgagaggagaggagtgagggaggagaggagaggagggaggggagaagaggacaCACAACACTTTGCCTGGAGTGAATACATCTTTCTTAGGGGTGTTTCCAGGTTTTAATTATCTAAATGTAAATACTTAACGAATTTTACTCAGAGTAATGAGCTAAAGTGTGCACTACGTAAATGAGTTATTCTAATTAATCATGTATGAACTACTGGTTTAACGAAAAGCTGTTTAAATTCTCTCTGTGCTGGGCCAAAGCCAAATTGCAAATCGGCATTTGCATTTATAGATGACTTCACCAACTAAGTAATTGAAGTGCTCAGCAGTCGTATAAATACTGGGCTGTGTTTTTCAAAAGCACGATCAGTGAAGATACTTTTAACTAAGGGAGAAGGCTCATAAACACATTCAGCTACTGAAAGTTGTTCCTAACCAAAGGATACTAGCCAGGAGGGTACTAACAGGGCTGTGTTGGGCTCTGTGATTTCTCTGCAGGCGTGTAACGAGTTCACCACCCATGTGATGAACCTGCTGAGGGAGCAGTCCCGCACGCGACCTATCTCTCCCAAAGAGATAGAACGCATGGTGGGCATCATCCACCGCAAGTTCAGCTCCATCCAGATGCAGCTCAAGCAGAGCACCTGTGAGGCCGTCATGATCCTGCGCTCCAGATTCCTTGATGCcaggtcagtgtgtatatatGACGTgcatgtgtgttactgtgtgtctctgtgttccaaAACCTTTGTTAGACCATGACCCACAAAATCAATGTTTTCTAGACCCACAAAACCAATGTTTCTAGACCCACAAAACCAATGTTTCTATCCTGGAGCATACAGTAGGAAGGCACTCAGAGACAGAACTATATGGAGACATATGATCGTAATAACAATACTTCCTAGAAAATGTACTTCTATATCTGCGAAAAACAAACAGTACACTGCAAATATTCATAGATGATATTGCCATAAAGCGCACGTGTTATGTGTTATAGCCATCTTTCAAGATAATCATCCGCGATCACCTGAAAGCATTTTAGATTAAATGAAGTGGGAACAAAGTCATATGTAATCAGCTGGTGTTCTGGATTACTGTAATCACAAACCGTTTGTGGAGTGGAGCTCTAAGGAGAGTGGGAGGAAGCAGAAACCAAGTAGAAGCACATTTGCTGCCCATTGCTTGTGTGAAGTGCAGTAAACAAGGCAAAATAAGCAGCAAATGCTAAATAACATGATAAGTAGTTCCCTGGGGGGAAGAAGGGGACCCAGATCTAGTTAGAGTTGGTTTGTTCCCACTGGAGTTCCCTGTTGTGGAGTGGAGCTCTAAGGAGAGTGGGAGGAAGCAGAAACCAAGCAGATGCACAGTTGCTGCCCATTTGCTTGTGTGAAGTGTATTAAACAAGGTAAAATAAGCAGCAAATACTCAATAATATGATAAGTAGTGCCCTAGGGGGGTAAAGGAGACCCAGATCTAGTTAGAGGGGATTTGTTCCCACTGAAGTTCCCTGGGGCCATGGCATTCCAGGAACAATGCTCAGCTGAGCATGTCTTGATTTCTATAATGTACCGAGATGCAACTGGGCCTAGCACTCCATCACCAAGCCTGCCCATCTGCTGTGCTAAACACTACACATTACATGCTTGGCCTGGAGATCAGAGACCAACAGACCAAATGAAGCtatgtatgtgtttctgtgtttctgtgtgtgttgtgtgtgtttgtgggtttaGCGGTTGGAGGATGGCTTGgtgtgtgttgatgaggatggtgGTGAAAGGAGGACACAATATTCCGCTCCTGAGACCCCCATTCCTCATTATTTTCACCATTTATGTGTGAGATTGATTTGTGCTATTTGTTCGATCCAAATGGATGAGTTAATGCTGGTTTTGCTAATGAGCTTCCTTGGCCTTTCTCTCATTTTGTTCACTATTCAGGCGGAAAAGGAGAAACTTCAGCAAGCAGGCGACGGAAATCTTGAACGAGTATTTCTACTCGCACCTCAGCAACCCATATCCCAGTGAAGAAGCCAAAGAGGAGTTGGCCAAAAAGTGCAGCATTACAGTATCCCAGGTGGGTGCAGCTTCCTTATCTCAGACGCAGTGGCTGGTGGGTATTCAGGGGAGAAAAGGCAGTATACGAGGCCCCTGGCTGCAACTCAAGACCATTCTGGAAGGACGGCTAGGCCACACTATCAGAGAACAATGTCCTTATCTTACCTTGACATTGAGCCTAATGACACCTCAGCTAGGGCAGGTTCGGCCTATCACAGCAGTGGCCACGGGGAGGGGAGGTCAGTGTCCTAATATTGGCTGCAATCAGAGGCCTACAGTGGGTAAGCCCTCCATATATGTCCTCTCTGGGCCTGTTATTCCTCCATACATTTCCACTCTTGGCCTGTTAGTCCTCCATATATGTCCACTCTGGGCCTGTTAGTCCTCCATATATGTCCACTCTGGGCCTGTTAGTCCTCCATAGATGTCCACTCTGGGCCTGTTAGTCCTTCATATATGTCCACTCTGGGCCTGTTAGTCCTTCATATATGTCCTCTCTGGGCCTGTTAGTCCTCCATAGATGTCCACTCTGGGCCTGTTAGTCCTTCATATATGTCCTCTCTGGGCCTGTTAGTCCTCCATAGATGTCCTCTCTGGGCCTGTTAGTCCTCCATAGATGTCCACTCTGGGCCTGTTAGTCCTTCATATATGTCCTCTCTGGGCCTGTTAGTCCTCCATAGATGTCCTCTCTGGGCCTGTTAGTCCTTCATATATGTCCACTCTGGACCTGTTAGTCCTCCATAGATGTCCTCTCTGGGCCTGTTAGTCCTCCATAGATGTCCACTCTGGGCCTGTTAGTCCTTCATATATGTCCACTCTGGGCCTGTTAGTCCTCCATAGATGTCCACTCTGGGCCTGTTAGTCCTTCATATATGTCCTCTCTGGGCCTGTTAGTCCTCCATAGATGTCCTCTCTGGGCCTGTTAGTCCTTCATATATGTCCACTCTGGACCTGTTAGTCCTCCATAGATGTCCTCTCTGGGCCTGTTAGTCCTCCATAGATGTCCACTCTGGGCCTGTTAGTCCTTCATATATGTCCACTCTGGGCCTGTTAGTCCTCCATAGATGTCCACTCTGGGCCTGTTAGTCCTTCATATATGTCCTCTCTGGGCCTGTTAGTCCTCCATAGATGTCCTCTCTGGGCCTGTTAGTCCTTCATATATGTCCACACTGGACCTGTTAGTCCTCCATAGATGTCCTCTCTGGGCCTGTTAGTCCTCCACAGTTGTCCTCTCTGGGCCTGTTAGTCCTCCGTAGATGTCCTTTCTGGGCCTGTTAGTTCTCCACAGTTGTCCTCTCTGGGCCTGTTAGTCCTCCGTAGATGTCCACTCTGGGTCTCCTGCCATTTTCTTTGtcattctctctgtctgctcGATCAGTCCAGGTGGCTGGATGTCAACCTGTATAGGTTATCCAGTTAATCCATATGATGTTTAAAGTACATGTGAAGTCACAGTGCTCAGGCTTAGGCTTGTACATGCAGACGACACTGCTTCACccaataaacattttgtttttacaaaCAATTTATGTGACTTTCCCACTTTACCTTTAGGCTAATAGATGGGTTAACCTGAAGGCAATATAATCTCTCACACCCAACCCCCACACCCAAACCAATTCAGCATTGTTATCCTCCTTCACTCTGTTCTGCTACTATTGTTAAAAGTTGGCtcatttagatttgtgtattcTAGTTCAGATGTTAATCCATGGTTGTTCCAATTTGAGAATTACCTATACAATAAACACTGATTTGCAATGTTCTCTCTTGTCTGTGGGGAGGGGGTGTGGAGGGGTATATTGAGTGTAGTCATGCAGAGTCAGATACTGTAAAAGCCCATTCTTTTTTGCCTTCAGGGGGTGGGAAGCACCATCACAGTATCACAGGTATGTCATGACTTCTCCTGATCCACTGTTGTTGTTTTCATTCTTTTGTATATTTTCTTGGTTTCTGTATGTGCACCTTCACAGTCTACCACTGCACACAGATCCCCTTCCTCACACAAATGGACTGATATCCTGGCATTCAAAATCAGTCTGATGCTATTTTAATGTAGGCGTACCATGCTTACAGCTTTACTGTACGTTTGGCACCAAGCAAGTTCCACTGTGATACATAGAATGTCTGTTATTTTTCTGTTGAATATCACACAATATTGGGTGAGCAGATCGTACGCCAAGGCTAGGTATCATACAACATTTTCATTGTATTTTCAGCACACTTTTGATCATTATTTATGATTGCTAAATACCATTTAAAGACAACAACCATACCACCACATTATATTTTTGGTTTTGATGTCTCATGTCATATCATTTTACTTTTTTGTTATTTCTATAACACAAATCATTTGTTTTCTACACAGTATGCATTTTTTGTTAGTTGTAGATCATCTGCTAGTTATGTCCCTCTTGGTTTTGGAACATGCAGTGTATGTCTAATGTTCTGCTTTCTGCCAGTGTGGTTCATGTTAGTTGAAGGAGTGGGCATTGACCCTCACAAGTGGAACAATTCTCTGTTCTGAGTGCTTGACTTAACAGGGCACTGTAGGAGTTCCCAGGAGGACAAATCAGTCCAGAAATAAGAGGCCTTTTAAGAATTCACTTGAACTCATCTCAAGCCCCATTAGCAGGGTTCTCCTTGACAAGCCTAGTCCACTGCAGCCACTCCTATTGACTACTTTGTAGTGCTTTGGCTCAGTCTTAGTGAGTTAGACTATGTCAAGTCCTCTCTGAGTTTGTTGTCTTACCCAAGCATAGGAGAGCCTGGTGAAGTCAGAAGAGTTACTCCAGAGAATGGGCAGTAATGGCGTGTTTGGGTATTTCCAGATACTCTCAAACTCAATGGTGAGGTTTGTTCACTAAGGAAGGCATTatgtacagtattacagtaccttTGTATACTTCATTATAGAACTTTCTTTTCATATACACCACTTGTGACTGTAGTATAAATATGTGAATCAATAAGCATTAGATATCAGTCTGATGGTTATCACATATGTCTAGGTGGAATCTACTGCTTTGATTTATGGATTGACTAAGTAGGTTTAGGTGGACATTACACAATGCCAACTGAGTGTGTGTTTCATTGCATGagcatatactgaacaaaactttaaatgcaacatgtaaagtgttggtcccatgtttcatgagctgaaataatagatcccagaaatgttccatactcacaaaaaggtTATTGCTCAAAAATGTTGTgctcaaatgtgtttacatccctgttagtgagcatttctactttgtcaagataatccatccacctgactggtgtggcatatcaagaagctgattaaacagcatgatcattatacagatGCATCTTGATAGTACGTGTtccgtttgtatttttgttcagtataatttgagccagtttgctacagcaggaaaataatcctgcatcaacaagaaatgtgaattattatttgtattataattcatggacattttttgtagtgGTTGATAAATCTTTCcttagggaaaatcaagtctgacattttaaagtggatattacaaactttagaagcatttttaaaccttgaatacactacaagtttgcatttcctgctgtgcaggaaaatccTCAGCACCAAAAGAGTGTTAaagttaagatcctacatctgtaattcTGTTGTTCAAGATATTACCTCACTTCATGAAGCGATGGCCCTCTACATTCAGGATGCAGTCTTACTGTATTATTTCACTctgtcagtatgcatgtgtgacAATAAAGGTGTGGGATTGGACGGCAGTGGTTTCTGTCAGTGTTTATGGATGTGCCAGGGGCCATAATTGATATAATCTATAGACAGTGCTGCTGTGAGGGGGCACTCTGCTCCCAGagcacagacagggacaggcagCCCTCTAAAcggacaaaagagagagagctcagaacACAGGGCCGTTTCAGCACCACAATCTGTGTTTACCCATTTCAGAGCTCACAGTCTTCACACATATCAATATTTCAGGTCATTATATATTTAGGCGAGGGATGCCTTGGGTTAAGGTGTTAAGTATTCATGTTCTCTGTTCTATTATTGATAATATTAGCAGCAGGATGGCCACTGAAACCCCTTTGTCTGTATAATTAAGACCCATGTTTGAGGTTTCGTTAAAGAGTCTCCCGAAGAAGACCTTATAAATCCAGTGGTATTGAGATCTTGGAAAGATCATCTATTCCCTTTCAATGACAAGAGCAGTGTATTGACCCGGAGTGGGGTAGAAATGTTAGTGAATTATTAACTACTCTTACATGCCCTCTCTAGTGGGTCACTGAGAACAAACTCGGTGTCGTGTTCTTGCAAGGAGTCTGCATGACCATTATACAATCGCTCCTTTTGATGCAGCTGCTGAGGTCAGGTAATTCAGTCTTTCAACTTGGCTCCCACTACACAGGGAAGTCAATTGAATGCACAGTCTGCCACAAGATAAAAGGGAATTAGTTCTGTGGATTGGGTTGTGGTCCCTACCTTACGGTGCCTGCATTTACACAATGTTTACCTCAACTGTGAATCACCAAAGCCAGAGTTGAGTGGGCAGGAGAAAAATGTGTGTGACCAGGGGAAGTGGCCCCTTAATACCCAGGGTAGAGGATGCTAACACTGCTGAGGCTGTGTAATCTAACAACACCAGTGGTTAAACACAGTCATAACAACTTGTCCtgaataatatactgctcaaaaaaataaagggaacacttaaacaacacaatgtaactccaagtcaatcacacttctgtgaaatcaaactgtccacttaggaagcaacactgattgacaatacatttcacatgctgttgtgcaaatggaatagacaacaggtggaaattataggcaattagcaagacaccccaaataaaggagtggttctgcaggtggtgaccacagaccacttctcagttcctatgcttcctggctgatgttttggtcacttttgaatgctggcggtgctttcactctagtggtagcatgagacggagtctacaacccacacaagtggctcaggtagtgtagctcatccaggatggcacatcaatgcgagctgtggcaagaaggtttgctgtgtctgtcagcgtagtgtccagcgcatggaggc containing:
- the pbx3b gene encoding pre-B-cell leukemia transcription factor 3b isoform X10; this translates as MDEQARIMQALGGVSLAGHSIQGGMALPPPHGHDGIDDGRKQDIGDILHQIMTITDQSLDEAQAKKHGLNCHRMKPALFSVLCEIKEKTGLSIRGAQEEDPPDPQLMRLDNMLLAEGVSGPEKGGGSAAAAAAAAASGGASDNSIEHSDYRAKLTQIRQIYHTELEKYEQACNEFTTHVMNLLREQSRTRPISPKEIERMVGIIHRKFSSIQMQLKQSTCEAVMILRSRFLDARRKRRNFSKQATEILNEYFYSHLSNPYPSEEAKEELAKKCSITVSQVSNWFGNKRIRYKKNIGKFQEEANLYAAKTAVTAAHAVAAAVQNSQTNSPTTPNSGGYPAPCYQSDGRIQ
- the pbx3b gene encoding pre-B-cell leukemia transcription factor 3b isoform X7; protein product: MDEQARIMQALGGVSLAGHSIQGGMALPPPHGHDGIDDGRKQDIGDILHQIMTITDQSLDEAQAKKHGLNCHRMKPALFSVLCEIKEKTGLSIRGAQEEDPPDPQLMRLDNMLLAEGVSGPEKGGGSAAAAAAAAASGGASDNSIEHSDYRAKLTQIRQIYHTELEKYEQACNEFTTHVMNLLREQSRTRPISPKEIERMVGIIHRKFSSIQMQLKQSTCEAVMILRSRFLDARRKRRNFSKQATEILNEYFYSHLSNPYPSEEAKEELAKKCSITVSQGVGSTITVSQVSNWFGNKRIRYKKNIGKFQEEANLYAAKTAVTAAHAVAAAVQNSQTNSPTTPNSGFQMKDEEFQLDSAESKNTLLTNMFTGGYPAPCYQSDGRIQ
- the pbx3b gene encoding pre-B-cell leukemia transcription factor 3b isoform X8, which gives rise to MDEQARIMQALGGVSLAGHSIQGGMALPPPHGHDGIDDGRKQDIGDILHQIMTITDQSLDEAQAKKHGLNCHRMKPALFSVLCEIKEKTGLSIRGAQEEDPPDPQLMRLDNMLLAEGVSGPEKGGGSAAAAAAAAASGGASDNSIEHSDYRAKLTQIRQIYHTELEKYEQACNEFTTHVMNLLREQSRTRPISPKEIERMVGIIHRKFSSIQMQLKQSTCEAVMILRSRFLDARRKRRNFSKQATEILNEYFYSHLSNPYPSEEAKEELAKKCSITVSQVSNWFGNKRIRYKKNIGKFQEEANLYAAKTAVTAAHAVAAAVQNSQTNSPTTPNSGFQMKDEEFQLDSAESKNTLLTNMFTGGYPAPCYQSDGRIQ
- the pbx3b gene encoding pre-B-cell leukemia transcription factor 3b isoform X6, which codes for MDEQARIMQALGGVSLAGHSIQGGMALPPPHGHDGIDDGRKQDIGDILHQIMTITDQSLDEAQAKNRKHGLNCHRMKPALFSVLCEIKEKTGLSIRGAQEEDPPDPQLMRLDNMLLAEGVSGPEKGGGSAAAAAAAAASGGASDNSIEHSDYRAKLTQIRQIYHTELEKYEQACNEFTTHVMNLLREQSRTRPISPKEIERMVGIIHRKFSSIQMQLKQSTCEAVMILRSRFLDARRKRRNFSKQATEILNEYFYSHLSNPYPSEEAKEELAKKCSITVSQGVGSTITVSQVSNWFGNKRIRYKKNIGKFQEEANLYAAKTAVTAAHAVAAAVQNSQTNSPTTPNSGFQMKDEEFQLDSAESKNTLLTNMFTGGYPAPCYQSDGRIQ
- the pbx3b gene encoding pre-B-cell leukemia transcription factor 3b isoform X9, with the translated sequence MDEQARIMQALGGVSLAGHSIQGGMALPPPHGHDGIDDGRKQDIGDILHQIMTITDQSLDEAQAKNRKHGLNCHRMKPALFSVLCEIKEKTGLSIRGAQEEDPPDPQLMRLDNMLLAEGVSGPEKGGGSAAAAAAAAASGGASDNSIEHSDYRAKLTQIRQIYHTELEKYEQACNEFTTHVMNLLREQSRTRPISPKEIERMVGIIHRKFSSIQMQLKQSTCEAVMILRSRFLDARRKRRNFSKQATEILNEYFYSHLSNPYPSEEAKEELAKKCSITVSQGVGSTITVSQVSNWFGNKRIRYKKNIGKFQEEANLYAAKTAVTAAHAVAAAVQNSQTNSPTTPNSGGYPAPCYQSDGRIQ